In Sander lucioperca isolate FBNREF2018 chromosome 21, SLUC_FBN_1.2, whole genome shotgun sequence, the following proteins share a genomic window:
- the epor gene encoding erythropoietin receptor, whose translation MKCAHLSRLVAVWLIVCAVWKASIVQGARDFEKKVSMLLREEPQNPKCFAEGRKDFTCFWEEDEERAGSVDQYSFTYTYQNENSSRCPLRALPAAGGKRLFICRLNRTQMFVQMDIKVHRLGTLIHNRSLLIELVFLLDPPANVTVSRTAHRDQLNVTWVPPPLKYMDDSMMYEVSYMTDDDSHVGQVEVVRASSELILRGLQPDRKYKLRVRVKLDGISYNGYWSAWSDPVTMETLPAELDALITSLTLIISFILIVLSLSMLLSHRRFVIKKVWPTIPTPDSKFRGLFTVYGGDFQEWLGQTNGGAWLSPAFFYSEECPSSLEVLSELSPCPPLPPKTSRALTTGSGEDKAIQTTSDNRELLESGDSALTERWRATPHDSWLMDRLRALQQNPVPGSQSSLLESQDAYVTLSANNHSGDQHLGDVLEEALPLQAIFASRKTALCESHSDLGSVQLSSGSGHLSSQSSFEYPGHVWMPKGTEYAYMAVADSGVSMDYSPMSRADDFGKLVIYANEIPAHRRAFLSRQNPIHDV comes from the exons ATGAAATGCGCTCACCTGAGCAGGTTGGTGGCGGTTTGGCTGATAGTGTGCGCCGTGTGGAAAGCTTCCATCGTCCAGGGCGCGCGAGATTTCGAGAAAAAAG TGTCTATGCTGCTGAGAGAGGAGCCACAAAACCCAAAATGCTTCGCTGAAGGCAGGAAGGACTTCACGTGCTTCtgggaggaagatgaggagagGGCCGGCTCCGTGGACCAGTACTCTTTCACATACACCTACCA GAATGAAAACAGCAGCCGGTGTCCGCTGAGAGCTCTGCCGGCCGCCGGCGGGAAGAGGCTGTTCATCTGCCGGCTGAACCGAACGCAGATGTTTGTCCAGATGGACATAAAAGTTCATCGATTGGGAACACTGATCCACAATCGCAGCCTTCTCATCGAGCTTGTCT TTCTTCTGGACCCTCCGGCTAACGTGACGGTGAGCCGTACGGCTCACCGAGACCAGCTGAACGTCACCTGggtgcccccccccctcaagTACATGGACGACAGCATGATGTACGAAGTCAGCTACATGACGGACGACGACAGCCACGTGGGGCAG GTGGAGGTGGTCCGAGCCAGCTCTGAGCTGATCCTGAGAGGTCTGCAGCCAGACAGAAAGTACAAGCTGCGAGTCCGAGTAAAGCTGGATGGGATCAGCTACAATGGCTACTGGAGTGCCTGGAGTGACCCGGTCACCATGGAAACACTGCCTGCAG AGCTGGACGCCCTCATCACGTCCCTGACTCTGATCATCTCGTTCATCCTCATCGTGCTGTCTCTCAGCATGCTCCTGTCCCACCGCAG GTTTGTTATAAAGAAGGTCTGGCCGACTATTCCGACTCCGGACAGCAAGTTCAGAGGCCTCTTCACCGTTTACGGCGGGGACTTCCAG GAGTGGTTAGGACAGACCAACGGAGGCGCATGGTTGAGTCCAGCTTTCTTCTACTCAGAGGAATGTCCTTCTTCTCTGGAAGTCCTGTCCGAGCTCAGCCCTTGCCCGCCTCTGCCTCCCAAAACCTCCAGAGCTCTGACGACCGGCAGCGGCGAGGACAAGGCTATACAGACCACGTCGGACAACAGAGAGCTGTTGGAAAGTGGCGATTCCGCTCTGACGGAGCGATGGAGAGCAACACCTCACGACTCCTGGCTGATGGACCGCTTACGGGCCCTCCAGCAGAACCCCGTGCCGGGCTCCCAGTCCTCGCTGCTCGAGTCTCAAGACGCCTACGTCACGCTCAGCGCCAACAACCACAGCGGAGACCAACACCTGGGTGACGTTCTTGAGGAAGCCTTGCCCCTTCAGGCGATCTTTGCCTCCAGAAAAACAGCGCTGTGTGAATCTCACTCTGACCTGGGGTCCGTGCAGCTGAGCTCTGGGTCAGGTCACCTGTCGTCGCAGTCCAGCTTTGAGTACCCGGGCCATGTCTGGATGCCCAAAGGCACGGAGTACGCCTACATGGCGGTCGCAGACTCTGGGGTCTCTATGGATTACAGCCCCATGAGCAGAGCGGACGACTTTGGGAAACTCGTGATCTACGCCAACGAGATCCCAGCTCATAGAAGAGCCTTCTTGTCGAGGCAGAACCCGATCCATGACGTCTGA